One region of Colius striatus isolate bColStr4 chromosome 4, bColStr4.1.hap1, whole genome shotgun sequence genomic DNA includes:
- the BLOC1S4 gene encoding biogenesis of lysosome-related organelles complex 1 subunit 4 produces MAAAAGEGERVGAGLPAAPDSGNVSQSHSSASGLGETEDEDASEASLSATAAAYSAYLLADRSLFSEQIESLDRSLEDLLTRVDEFVGMLDMIRSDSSQVVNESIPQIYTKATEMRQIYRKIDKLEAFVKMIGNSVAGLEERVIKAETDLGAFPSTFKKILHTISIPSFLNKSSSSRQQQTPYEPPVLFKTEDYFPCLNEAPY; encoded by the exons ATGGCGGCCGCCGCGGGAGAGGGGGAGAGGGTTGGAGCCGGCCTGCCAGCCGCTCCGGACAGCGGGAACGTCtcccagagccacagcagcGCGTCTGGACTCGGGGAGACGGAAGACGAGGACGCCTCGGAGGCCTCGCTCAGCGCCACCGCCGCCGCGTACTCAGCGTACCTGCTGGCCGACCGTAGCCTCTTCAGCGAGcag ATAGAAAGCTTAGACAGGAGTCTAGAAGATCTGCTGACCAGAGTGGATGAATTTGTGGGAATGCTGGACATG ATTCGAAGTGATTCCTCCCAAGTTGTTAATGAAAGTATACCTCAGATTTACACAAAAGCTACAGAAATGAGACAGATATACAGGAAGATTGACAAACTAGAG GCTTTTGTGAAGATGATTGGAAATAGTGTAGCTGGACTGGAAGAACGGGTCATAAAGGCAGAAACAGACCTTGGAGCTTTTCCAAGCACGTTCAAGAAGATCTTGCACACAATCAGCATACCATCCTTCCTTAAT AAATCGTCTTCCTCACGTCAACAACAGACCCCCTATGAACCTCCAGTTCTCTTCAAGACTGAAGATTACTTTCCATGTCTTAATGAAGCACCTTATTGA